The region ATGCCGCTGTACCTGACGGCGGAGAGCATGGCTTAGAGCTTCCCGAGGACGATTCCGATGATATTGATTTCGAGGCTATGTCGGAAGCTATCCGTAAGGAAACCGGGCTGTGCGAGACAGTTATCCTGACAGTGCTTCTGGCACAGATGCACTACCTGGATACGGTGTTTGGGGAAGAGGAGGGCAAGGCATGATGGATGAGCAGATGAACGTGCTGGGCGCGCCAAAGAAGATTGTAGATGGGCTGGTTGAGGTTTTTAAGGCTTCGCCCGGATGTTTGAAGGAGTATCGGAGCAGTTGGAACTGCTGGCGGAGGATGCAGTGGAGACATTGGAGGACAAGCCTGCATTCCCGGCAAAGGAACTGCTTCCCGCAAAAGTATCCGGGAAGAAAGGCGCGGCAGTTACCCGCCCCCGGAAGAACCCGGAAAAGAAGAACCGTAAAGGTGATACGGCTCCGGTGGCTGATGATGCAGCTCCCGCAGATGCTGATACGGCAGAGGATACCGTGAAGTACACAAAAACCGCAGCAGAGGAAACTCCTCCTGACAGTACAGACAGTAATCTTCAGGCAGATACAGAGGATGGACTGCCGTGGGAGGAAGATACCGGCCAGAAGGAAGCGGCTGCACTAACTGCTGATAATCAATTAAAATCGGCTCCCACAGACCAGTCAGCTACAACGATCCCATTGTATGAAGCAAAGAATTATCTCCGTGTGGATTCCAGTGATGAGGACGCCCTGGTCGGCGTCCTTTTATTGTCTGCGGAGCAGCTGTGCGTGGATGTGGCGAGGCTGAGTAACGAACAGTGGAAAGTTATCGACGCTCTGGCCTGTGATGGGGAGGGCAGCATCCTCCCCACGGACACAGACCTGTATACGGAGGAGGAACTGTCGCAGGTCAGGAGCATCATGCGTGTGGCAATCCTGTACGCATTTGGTTATCTGTATGAGCACCGGGAGGAAGCGGACCACCACGCGCTTCTTCTGACGCTTCGCAGCCTCCTTTTTGCCGTGCGGGAAGGGGTGAACTTCTGATATGGAGAGGGAGATTGCCCGCTTCAACGAACGGCTGGCTATTCAGAAAAACAGCGTGTCTGTCGATAAGGTGGGGAACCATGTGAACCGCTGGGAGGATTATTATTCCTGCTACTGTTATGCTGGGACTTACCAGTATGACGCTGAACGGGAGAGCGCCGTAACCACGCAGGAGCAGAGCATCAAGTTTGAAGTGCGCTATTGCAGTGAACTGAAGAATCTGGATTCGACACACTACCGTGTGGTTTTCCATGGGAGCGTTTACGATATCCAGTCCGTAGACATGATGAACTACCAGAAACGCACCATCCGCATTATCTGCAAACTGGAGGAGGGGTGATGATGGCAAAAAGCTGCAGTATTGACGAGCTTGCCGATGTGATCAACGAGGGCTTACAGGAGTACGCCACACTGACGGCAACCGGCGTAAAGAAAGCGGTCCGTAAATCCGCAAAAACGGTGAAGGAACAGATTTCCGCCAATGCGCCGGTGAAGTCCGGACGGTATGCCAAAAGCTGGGTGGCGAAGACCACGGAGGAGAACAGCCAGAAGTTAGTGCAGACGGTGTGTTCCCCGACAAGATATATGCTGGCGCACCTGCTGGAAAAAGGCCGCGCCAAGCGGAGCGGCGGCCGTGTGGCTGGTAAGCCCCATATCGCCCCGGCGGAGGCAGCCGGTATCGAGCTGCTGACCAGCCTGATCGAAAAGGAATTGAGGTGAGGAGATGACGCACGATGATGTGCTGGCACTGATGGAGGCAATTAAGGCCGCTACTGGCTGCCCCTACGCCTACCACCATTTTGCCGAGGGGGAATCCCCGGACCCGCCGTTCCTCTGCTTTTTGTACCCGGATGAGGCGGAGTTCGGCGCGGACAATACCGTCTACCATGCTTTCAACCATCTGGATATTGAGGTGTATACCGACCTCAAAGCCCCGGAACTGGAACAGAAAGTGGAGGCGGTGTTATCCGATTATGAACTTTTCTACCATAAATCCGAAGTATGGATCGAGGAAGAGAAGATGTACGAGGTTTTGTATGAACTGACCGTCTGAGAGGACGGTTTTATTTTGAAGAAGCGGCAGAGGCCACGGGAGATACGGAGGAAAATAGCCGCATCCATGTGGAAAAGTGTACGGAGTGGCAGCGGCTCTTTACAAAAGACCGTTTTGCGCTGGCGGTATTCTACGATGCACTGGCTGTCTATGCGGCACCGGCCAATGGCGGCATGAAGATCAACGGCGTGGATTACGGGAACGTGGCGGTGGTGGCAAACCGTGCGGAGGGCTATGGCAGATACCTAGTATAACTCGATTTTAATAAGTTTACATTATTATCCTGAAAACCAAGGGAAACGTGCGCCCAAAGCACGGACACGTAAGCCAAGAAATCAGATTACTACCAATGCTTAAATTGTAAGCTTATTTAAATCGAGTTATACTAGGCCAGAACCTGTTCCTGGAATACGGACAGATCACCCTGGACACGGCAGCAAAGACCATCCAGGTCACGCAGAAGATCCTGGCAACCTCCAACACGCACCAGTACTTCTGGCTGGAGGCCAATGAGGAGCCAGCGCCACTCCTGGAGTCGCCGGAACTGGAAGCCGGCCATATGCTGATCCTGGGCTATGACCGTGGTGCAGATACGCTCAATCTCTATAATACAAAGGCGTTCCAGGCGCTGGGGGTGAACGGCTCCTATATCGCCGCATGGTACCAGAACCAGCTGTGGTATCCGCATATGAACCCCAGCCTGTCATTTGTTGTGGACGGCACTGAGTATAAGGCGGGCCAGCTGTTCGCGTCGGAGCAGAAAAACAATTATATCGAAAAACGCTACCAGGCGAAGTTTACGGAGCTGGACAATAAATTCAGCCGTTTAGTCACTAATACTGTGTACCTTGCCAGCGGCGCTTTCACGATTGACCAGGAAGCTGGTAAGTTGCAGATCACAAAAAGGACGCTGGGCGCACCGGAGAATTTTCATTATTTCTGGCTAGAAGCACAGAAAGCGCCTGTGGCGATGGCAGACAATACGCCGTTGGCTCCCGGCGGCTCCAATTACCCCATGCGTATCCTCGCCATGGACAGGAGGGATTCCTCCAGCTTACCGCCAGCCCAGATGGAGATGCCTTGGGCGATATCGTTTCGCCGTCCCATTGGGACTGTATGGAGGGACGTCAGTTCTCCATGTTTTTCGATTGCCTATCCAGATATGAAGGTAGGGAGAACTTGTACCGTGTGACGAACAGCAAGGGCCTGACGAGGAATGAATACTGCCTGAATTACACACCGGCTGCTGACGATACGGATTTCAAAGTCAATGTGATCCGGCTGGATGGGGAAACGATGGCAGCCGCAGAGAGCAAACCTGTCACAGTACGTGTGCATCATCCGCTGCCGAAGAAGCTGGTGAAAAATATCTGCATCTGCGGCGATTCCCTGGTGGACTGCAACAAGGTGGCGACGGAGGTTTACCGGCTGCTGGCAGAGGACGGAGACTGTGAGGTCAACCAGCTCGGTACCAGGGGTTCGGCAGACGGCAGGCATGAGGGGCGCGGCAGCTGGAGATGGAAGGATTACCTGCAGGGCGAGGATTATGCGGGGAAGAACAACGCCTTCTGGGATGTGGAGAAGGGGCGGTTGGATTTCCAGAAATACTGCGCCACCAATGGGTATGACGGCATCGGTTTATGCGGCCCCGGTGCGGATTATTCGTATCTTGTGAACAGCAGCATGGGCATCTTCCGCAAGAGCATGAGCACACTGAACCTTGCGCTCATTAAGGCGTTTGACGAAGGCGCATACAAAGAGAATGCGACCTGCTTTGCGCATGGGCTGCGGACGGACCGCAGGCTGGCATTCCCTTATACAGATAAAGCTGTGACAGACCGGTATGAGGAAACCAGCCGGACGCTGACCAACAGCATCCATCCCAGCACCAGAGGGTATCAGGCATGGGCAGCCGGCTATTATTGCCAGATTCGGGCATCTACATCGCTTTTATCAAAAATGCTGTGGTCAAAGGCGACGAGGTGGAATACACAACAAACTTTGGTGTGAAGCTGATAAGCAGCGGCAACGGCCGGACGCTGGGAAGTTTCCTGGGCTTCCGAAGGGCGAACCCGGACGGCACTGTGGAATTCCTGGACGAGAACTGGAAGGTCAGCGGCAGGGGCGTGTGCTATACGAGGAAGGAAATCAAGACTGGGGTGAAGGAGAAGAGTGTGAGTAAGGTGAGCATGGAACCTGACGAGAAACGGAAGAAGGCGCAGGAGCTTATTCGGCAGGTCAGGGAGGGAAGCGTAAAATAGAAGAACAGTGTGCCCCACTGGGCCGGTGCATTGGAATGTAGAAATGACAATCTGATGAGCCTGCATGGTGGGGCGCTTTTTGTGTCTTCTGATAGCTTTTTGCTGTCTTTATGGGATTTCCACAAAGGGGCGCTGCCTGTTTTTAGTGGTTCCGTAGAATAATCTGGAGTGGCATTGATTCCGGTTGCTATGTGCGGTTTTTTCGTATATCTTGTGGTGCTAAAGAACCTGACAAGTTGAATTTAAAGAGTTTGATGGTTCTGAAAAAAATAGCAGGAGGAGATGCACATGAGCGCACAGGAGAGATTAAGGAATATCGATGTTTTGAGTTATGAGCTGGAAACAGATGAGATGATTACAGCCCAGCTGGTGAAAACTTATCTGAGTGGCTTGCCCGAAGAAAATGCTTTGGAGATCATGCGAGGTGTGATGAAGGGGTCTGTGATTCATCTGGCGGCAGAAGAGGCAGAGGATGAGGGACAGCAGGATACAGAAGAATCCCGGCTCGTTGAAGGCAAACAGCTGGCGGCACTGATCGATACAGCGGTGGCAAGCATACACAGATGCTTGGAGGAGCATATGTTCTCTGCAAATACGGAAGAAGCGAAGGAAGCGCGGGCTATGGCCATTCGGGCGGTTGGTAGTATCAGAGGGAAGCTGACTGTGGAAAATATATCGCCGGAGCTGCTGATATTCTTGACGGACTGCTATAGGGCACTGAGGAACCAATGAGATAATGTGAATAAAAAGTTAATTTCAGTATCTTATTTTGGGAAAACGACTTTTCTGTTGACTTTTTCTGATATTTTAGGTATCATTAACGGACAGAGAGGCATACTATGTTTCGAGAGGAGGCTTATCAATGAAACATTTATCTCAAGAATTGCTTGCTGAAGTTGTAAAAAGACAACGCAATAGCAAAAGTTTGACACAGGAACAGGTGAGCGAAAAAACGGGAATTAATAGAGCTATGATTGGCCGAATTGAGAGAAAGGAATACATTCCATCTATCCCTCAGTTGGAAAGTCTGGCTACGACATTGGATTTTGATATCGACGGTTTATTCGTTGATGAAATGAAGCCGACTGTTTATACAGCATTTCGCGGTTCTCACCTGACAGAACAAGAACAAGATGGGGTGAATCATTTATTTGAAATGATGCTGGCAGTTAAGAAGCAGATCGTGTTAAGAAGGGCGTTGCATCATGAGTAAAGAGATTGAGCTTACTGCGCTGCAGATTGAGAATGTTCGAAAAAAAGCGGATGAAACCAGAAAGCTTTTTGGTATTTTTGGCGATGTTCCCATCGCTAATGATATTTTTATGCTTTTGGAAAAGAATAATATTATTCTTTGTGAATATCCCTTTGAGGCATCTGAAGGTTCGCATACCGACGCTACCCTTACCCGCTTTGAAACAAGAGATGAACCCATTGTGTTTATTGGATTAAACACATCCCTGTATTATGACCAACAGATATTTGCCCTTGCACATGAGCTATATCATTTTAAGACGAAAACAGGCAAATCATATACAGAAGAAGAAAATGAAGATCCATTGCTGGAAAAACAGGCTGACAGATTTGCAGCAGAGTTATTGTTGCCAAGTGGGACTTTACATTCACGTGTAGTTTCTGAGTTTAAATCGGAAATGATTAATGAGGCGCTTTATTTGCGGACATTAAGATTTATTGCAAAATTACAGTGTGAATGGTGGTTGCCATATCATGCGATAGTCAATCGTCTATACGAAGAGAAATACATCAATAAGTCTTTTTATGAGCATTTATACGCGATGAATGATCGGGATGACAAAAGTGTCTATTGTCGGATATTTAAAACACTTGATCCGGAGAAATATGCTTTGTTAAATAGCAGGACTCTTCGAAAAGGAGTGTCAAATGCTGCGCTTGAAACAATTCTGTTGAACTATGAGGATGGGGAAGTTCCAGATGAAGAATTAGTTGAACTTCTTATGTTGTTTGGAAAGTCACCTGAAGATTTAGGATATGAATTGACAGTATCGCCGGATGATCTGGACGATTTAAATGATCTGTTTGAAGGCGGTGAGCAGGATGAATGTTAATACAAAAGATATCAATCCTGCATTAGCCAGTCTTTTTAAGGATTGTGAGCAGGTGGTGTTCCTTGATGCAAATTTATTTATAGTTC is a window of Enterocloster clostridioformis DNA encoding:
- a CDS encoding head-tail connector protein; the encoded protein is MFEGVSEQLELLAEDAVETLEDKPAFPAKELLPAKVSGKKGAAVTRPRKNPEKKNRKGDTAPVADDAAPADADTAEDTVKYTKTAAEETPPDSTDSNLQADTEDGLPWEEDTGQKEAAALTADNQLKSAPTDQSATTIPLYEAKNYLRVDSSDEDALVGVLLLSAEQLCVDVARLSNEQWKVIDALACDGEGSILPTDTDLYTEEELSQVRSIMRVAILYAFGYLYEHREEADHHALLLTLRSLLFAVREGVNF
- a CDS encoding phage head closure protein; the encoded protein is MEREIARFNERLAIQKNSVSVDKVGNHVNRWEDYYSCYCYAGTYQYDAERESAVTTQEQSIKFEVRYCSELKNLDSTHYRVVFHGSVYDIQSVDMMNYQKRTIRIICKLEEG
- a CDS encoding HK97 gp10 family phage protein, whose translation is MMAKSCSIDELADVINEGLQEYATLTATGVKKAVRKSAKTVKEQISANAPVKSGRYAKSWVAKTTEENSQKLVQTVCSPTRYMLAHLLEKGRAKRSGGRVAGKPHIAPAEAAGIELLTSLIEKELR
- a CDS encoding helix-turn-helix domain-containing protein, coding for MKHLSQELLAEVVKRQRNSKSLTQEQVSEKTGINRAMIGRIERKEYIPSIPQLESLATTLDFDIDGLFVDEMKPTVYTAFRGSHLTEQEQDGVNHLFEMMLAVKKQIVLRRALHHE
- a CDS encoding ImmA/IrrE family metallo-endopeptidase — encoded protein: MSKEIELTALQIENVRKKADETRKLFGIFGDVPIANDIFMLLEKNNIILCEYPFEASEGSHTDATLTRFETRDEPIVFIGLNTSLYYDQQIFALAHELYHFKTKTGKSYTEEENEDPLLEKQADRFAAELLLPSGTLHSRVVSEFKSEMINEALYLRTLRFIAKLQCEWWLPYHAIVNRLYEEKYINKSFYEHLYAMNDRDDKSVYCRIFKTLDPEKYALLNSRTLRKGVSNAALETILLNYEDGEVPDEELVELLMLFGKSPEDLGYELTVSPDDLDDLNDLFEGGEQDEC